One Purpureocillium takamizusanense chromosome 1, complete sequence genomic window carries:
- a CDS encoding uncharacterized protein (COG:S~antiSMASH:Cluster_1.2~EggNog:ENOG503P8B8), protein MAKKKRLHKGKECQPPASPEPMCSSMASPGRETALATFDILETILQFVDMKTLLTSCQRVCTSWRNAIASSARLQQILFFKSTPLNSIIGLRVADKAAELCGARSQCSRSNSDSDDSDATDESDGPSPISDDTLLQRFQNPLLMQSFSGFFSASGWSWSGRCRLCGSLDGSTATNAYALYWGRKALDFLSPGDDAGRRKAFMRKGASWRGMLLARYPITKVIFRTNFDVAWRQWDGVGATQRQDDVMEFPEGLRMGQLFDLFFSMLYLEPMVGFHAARVVWKIPGDGTGRPGCQCDRHKTRREKTATPSTTQSWDLLVNQNYFHIADDDDDVPDDVRYRGGRFTGEGKHRQCQDQGRCLAHVRKRTGDKWFNRSQDFVDGFVAFGTTLEDRARLVERELGKLKLDMEG, encoded by the coding sequence atggccaagaagaagcgacTTCACAAAGGCAAGGAGTGCCAACCGCCGGCATCGCCTGAGCCAATGTGCTCCTCGATGGCGAGTCCAGGACGAGAAACAGCGCTCGCCACTTTTGATATCCTCGAGACCATTCTGCAATTCGTGGATATGAAGACGCTTTTGACATCTTGCCAGCGCGTCTGCACGTCATGGCGAAACGCCATtgcgagctcggcgcggctTCAGCAAATTCTCTTCTTCAAGTCGACTCCCCTCAATTCAATCATCGGGCTTCGCGTCGCAGACAAGGCTGCCGAGCTATGCGGAGCACGCAGCCAATGCAGCCGGTCAAATAGTGACTCAGATGACTCTGACGCAACCGATGAGTCCGATGGGCCAAGCCCCATCTCGGACGACACTCTGCTCCAGCGATTCCAGAACCCGCTGCTGATGCAATCGTTCAGTGGgttcttctcggcctcgggctggAGCTGGTCAGGACGCTGCAGACTTTGTGGCAGCCTGGATGGCTCGACTGCTACGAATGCTTACGCATTATACTGGGGTCGCAAAGCCCTGGACTTTCTGTCAcctggcgacgacgccgggcgaCGAAAGGCATTCATGCGAAAGGGGGCGAGTTGGAGGGGCATGCTGTTGGCCAGATACCCCATCACAAAGGTCATCTTTCGAACAAACTTCGATGTGGCCTGGCGACAATGGGACGGAGTGGGGGCTACTCAGAGACAAGACGATGTCATGGAGTTTCCCGAGGGACTTCGAATGGGCCAGCTCTTCGACCTGTTCTTCTCCATGCTATACCTAGAGCCGATGGTGGGATTCCACGCTGCGCGCGTTGTATGGAAGATTCCTGGAGATGGCACGGGAAGGCCGGGGTGCCAGTGCGATAGACACAAGACGCGACGCGAAAAGACGGCCACGCCCAGCACCACGCAGAGCTGGGATCTGCTCGTCAACCAAAATTACTTTCACATcgcagatgatgatgacgacgtgCCAGACGACGTGCGATACCGCGGCGGACGATTTACGGGAGAAGGGAAGCATAGGCAATGCCAAGACCAAGGGCGGTGTCTCGCGCACGTTCGAAAGCGTACCGGAGACAAGTGGTTCAATAGAAGCCAGGATttcgtcgacggcttcgtgGCTTTTGGCACGACCTTGGAGGATAGGGCACGGCTTGTGGAGAGGGAActcggcaagctcaagctcGACATGGAGGGCTGA
- a CDS encoding uncharacterized protein (SMCOG1138:FAD linked oxidase domain protein~EggNog:ENOG503NZIP~SECRETED:SignalP(1-19~SECRETED:cutsite=VHA-TA~SECRETED:prob=0.3849)~CAZy:AA7~antiSMASH:Cluster_1.2~COG:C) — MQGLAALPTVVSLAASVHATANPPAACKAFPGSADWPSAASWSKLNETIGGRLLAPVPPAAVCHPAQATYSAEACSALTQEWTSFDFHTRDPVSTMWEQFSNNTCLPDPKYPCSPTGYPPFVVNATTPEHVQAGVNFAREHNVRLVVKGTGHDDNGRSIAPFALSIWTHHMRDIAHHRGEFTLAGSKKRIKGNAVTVGAGAQMYDVYTATAKNGETIVGGGGKSVGLGGYITGGGHSILAARYGLAADNVLEMDMVTPGGELLTINEDQNRDLFWAMRGGGGSTFGVITSMTLKTHPSPKIAFANWYAVTPAESSVGFDVIAYVLSQFPSLMDKGVSGYFYVARDTPNPIPSPDLPAVITGVLGGFMLQDVTDGEKLQELLTPLNETIKARWNGTAQILQQTALYDSFLDWFDVNYDQGQAGANLYRGSRLIDKKALTGDPKALAEAYKAATEAGGAITAYLVAGQGVRNAKPRGGSNAVNPAWRNAYVQSLTGVAYAPLNKTAEDEVIQALGRSLEPLKKLTPNSGAYVNEGFLFEKDWQKTFWGDNYERLLKIKRKVDPKNVFVCFPCVGSEGWKQGEDGRLCKD, encoded by the exons ATGCAAGGACTCGCGGCCCTGCCCACCGTGGtgtccctcgccgcctccgtgCATGCGACCGCCAACCCGCCAGCAGCATGCAAAGCGTTTCCCGGCTCGGCAGactggccgtcggcggcgtcatggagCAAGCTCAACGAGACTATCGGTGGCAGGCTGCTTGCTCCCGTTCCGCCCGCAGCCGTGTGCCACCCGGCGCAGGCGACGTACAGCGCGGAAGCTTGCAGCGCGCTCACGCAGGAATGGACGTCGTTTGACTTTCACACGCGAGACCCCGTATCGACTATGTGGGAGCAGTTTTCCAACAACACATGCTTGCCGGACCCTAAATAcccgtgctcgccgaccgGGTACCCGCCGTTCGTGGTGaacgcgacgacgccggagCATGTCCAGGCTGGCGTAAACTTCG CCCGTGAGCACAACGTGcgtctcgtcgtcaaagGTACTGGCCATGACGACAATGGACGGTCCATTGCGCCATTCGCGCTGTCCATCTGGACGCATCATATGCGGGATATTGCGCATCATCGCGGCGAGTTCACGCTGGCAGGCTCCAAGAAGCGCATCAAAGGCAACGCGGTCACTGTGGGGGCCGGAGCACAGATGTATGATGTCTACACGGCTACAGCGAAGAATGGCGAGAccattgtcggcggcgggggcaagTCGGTTGGACTGGGTGGTTATATCACGGGAGGCGGACACTCCA TTCTTGCGGCGCGGTATGGGCTTGCTGCGGACAATGTCCTGGAAATGGACATGGTCACGCCGGGGGGCGAGTTGCTCACCATCAATGAGGATCAGAACCGTGACCTCTTTTGGGCCATGCGCGGT GGCGGGGGTTCGACCTTTGGTGTCATTACCTCCATGACGCTCAAGACGCATCCGTCGCCCAAGATCGCCTTTGCCAACTGGTACGCCGTGACACCCGCCGAATCATCCGTCGGGTTCGATGTCATTGCCTACGTGCTGTCACAATTTCCCAGTCTCATGGACAAGGGGGTTTCAGGCTATTTTTACGTCGCGAGAGACACGCCAAACCCCATCCCCTCCCCTGATCTGCCGGCGGTCATCACTGGCGTGCTCGGCGGTTTCATGCTGCAGGACGTCACGGACGGAGAGAAACTGCAAGAGCTGCTCACGCCGCTCAACGAGACCATCAAGGCTCGCTGGAACGGCACCGCGCAGATCCTCCAGCAGACGGCCCTGTACGACTCGTTCCTCGACTGGTTCGACGTCAACTACGACCAGGGCCAAGCCGGCGCCAATCTGTACAGAGGCTCTAGGCTGATAGACAAAAAGGCACTGACAGGCGACCCCAAGGCACTGGCAGAGGCGTacaaggcggcgacggaggcgggaggcgccATCACCGCATATCTGGTCGCGGGGCAGGGCGTCCGCAACGCGAAGCCACGGGGCGGCTCAAACGCCGTGAACCCGGCTTGGAGAAACGCATACGTCCAGTCTCTCACGGGGGTGGCCTACGCGCCGCTCaacaagacggccgaggacgaagtCATTCAGGCGCTGGGCCGATCCTTGGAGCCGCTGAAGAAGCTGACGCCAAACAGCGGCGCCTACGTCAACGAG GGCTTCCTCTTCGAAAAAGACTGGCAAAAGACGTTTTGGGGTGATAATTACGAGAGACTGCTCAAGATCAAGCGCAAGGTCGATCCCAAGAATGTTTTCGTATGCTTCCCGTGTGTCGGCAGCGAGGGATGGAAGCaaggcgaggacggacggcTTTGCAAGGACTAA